A window of Infirmifilum lucidum contains these coding sequences:
- a CDS encoding ATP-dependent DNA helicase: MEARFPYKPRRHQLEVAGIIREQLRRRNVVLEAPTGFGKTPVVIYALLPFLERGGRVVWTVRTGNETDRPVEEFRVFRERSGVKLVALSLRGKRDMCLLARRFGDNLDYDDVSYICSREKNRCPYYRRLREGVNLQPFIDAGALTYTYVYEKASALGVCPYFLQRELLKVADVVALSYNYVVDEGMSWSIRTVFPFKESILVVDEAHNLQNLNLGGDTITEGTMERAYSEALEIGDSDSAELVRYTRERVKEKYSGLQEEESEVFDPEELLPQGFEDTLENALRSGEAIREKRFREGKRPQSSLYHFASFFKAAVEAEGIDGIALVVERNNGRLHLSIWDMRAGEILSEVWKSFKRVIFMSGTLTPLEAFAETVGLEDYYPISVPSPYDETNASVYLVRDLTTRGEELSDEMAEKYVRAIAKTLGRVRRNTAVFTASYRIQNKLLEKGLVDTARSLGYTVFLERREMSGVEAHATLQRFKSLAETGSGLLVAPMGGRFAEGADYPGEELMCVFLVGVPFEKPTTKTRLYIEYYQRLYGEEKGRLYAYVYPAIRKASQAIGRALRGPRDQAVIVLGDYRYQHYMPLMPDYVRELAKPITHDTLDSIEPPWERIRL, encoded by the coding sequence ATGGAGGCAAGGTTCCCGTACAAGCCCAGGAGGCACCAGTTGGAGGTCGCGGGGATAATCAGGGAGCAGTTGAGGAGGAGGAACGTTGTCCTAGAGGCGCCTACGGGCTTCGGCAAGACTCCAGTCGTCATCTACGCTCTCCTGCCCTTCTTGGAGCGCGGTGGACGGGTAGTGTGGACTGTCAGGACGGGCAATGAGACCGATAGGCCCGTGGAGGAGTTCAGGGTGTTCAGGGAGAGAAGCGGCGTGAAGCTTGTTGCCCTGAGCCTCAGGGGGAAGAGGGACATGTGCCTGCTCGCCAGGAGGTTTGGCGATAACCTCGACTACGACGACGTGTCCTACATCTGTAGCAGGGAGAAGAACAGGTGCCCCTACTATAGGAGGCTTAGGGAGGGCGTGAACCTACAGCCGTTCATCGATGCTGGGGCGCTCACCTACACGTATGTATACGAGAAGGCCAGCGCTCTGGGGGTCTGCCCCTACTTCCTACAACGAGAGCTCCTTAAGGTGGCTGACGTAGTGGCACTTAGCTACAACTACGTCGTGGACGAGGGGATGAGCTGGAGCATAAGGACAGTGTTCCCCTTCAAGGAGTCGATACTCGTGGTCGACGAGGCACACAACCTGCAGAACCTGAACCTGGGTGGAGACACCATAACAGAGGGGACGATGGAGAGGGCCTACAGTGAGGCGCTAGAAATCGGGGACAGCGACAGCGCCGAACTGGTCAGATACACGCGTGAACGAGTGAAGGAGAAGTACTCAGGGCTCCAGGAGGAGGAGAGCGAGGTCTTCGACCCGGAGGAACTTCTCCCCCAAGGGTTCGAAGATACCCTCGAGAACGCACTCAGATCCGGCGAGGCAATACGCGAGAAGAGGTTTAGAGAGGGGAAGAGGCCGCAATCGAGCCTATACCACTTTGCGAGCTTCTTCAAGGCTGCCGTGGAAGCTGAGGGCATCGACGGCATAGCACTAGTCGTCGAGAGGAACAATGGCAGGCTACACCTGAGTATCTGGGACATGCGCGCAGGCGAGATACTTTCTGAAGTTTGGAAGTCGTTCAAACGAGTGATCTTCATGTCAGGCACTCTTACACCGCTAGAGGCCTTCGCCGAGACTGTCGGTCTAGAGGACTACTACCCTATAAGTGTCCCAAGCCCCTATGACGAGACAAACGCGTCAGTGTACCTGGTGAGGGATCTCACAACTAGAGGGGAGGAGCTCAGCGACGAGATGGCCGAGAAGTATGTGAGAGCCATAGCCAAGACGCTCGGCAGGGTTAGGCGCAACACGGCAGTGTTCACGGCCAGCTACCGCATACAGAACAAGCTCCTGGAGAAAGGCCTGGTCGACACCGCAAGGAGCCTCGGCTACACGGTGTTCCTCGAGCGGCGCGAGATGAGCGGGGTTGAGGCGCACGCTACCCTCCAGAGGTTCAAGTCTCTCGCGGAGACGGGTAGCGGACTGCTCGTAGCGCCAATGGGCGGCAGGTTCGCGGAGGGGGCTGACTACCCGGGGGAAGAGCTCATGTGCGTCTTCCTCGTCGGCGTGCCCTTCGAGAAGCCTACGACCAAGACTAGGCTCTACATAGAGTACTACCAGAGACTGTACGGCGAGGAGAAGGGCAGGCTATACGCGTACGTCTACCCCGCTATCCGCAAGGCGTCGCAGGCCATCGGGAGGGCTCTCAGGGGGCCAAGAGACCAGGCTGTGATCGTACTAGGCGACTACCGGTACCAGCACTACATGCCCCTTATGCCCGACTACGTGCGGGAGCTAGCAAAGCCTATTACCCACGACACCCTAGACAGTATCGAGCCGCCCTGGGAGAGGATAAGACTGTAG
- a CDS encoding ABC transporter permease, whose translation MRRKGGGSSQSTRFVKGFRALIVEATWTAKAALKIYFRYSAWLVSDVIATPAWLVLLLFPALMFLPRDQWSNPTVLNMFFWAMILWDIVSAGLWGFGMAIRREQQTGTLEYILLTNANRAVLFSRFLASRIVSLGLTLAYTYVFFVLLFNTSVIAHDVALVAAVLLVGLFTSMGFGLVYGSLVLKFKNVGPLNNILQFVLLGLSGIFFPVSSLPSPVQLVSLLIPFTYVSELLRYHAMRYPTLLPVSLEWCILLVMTVLLDLAGVTLIRVVEHRLKRTGELAHY comes from the coding sequence ATGAGGCGAAAAGGAGGGGGGAGCTCTCAAAGTACTAGGTTTGTCAAGGGGTTTAGGGCGCTAATCGTCGAGGCCACTTGGACTGCTAAAGCCGCCCTGAAGATATACTTCAGGTACTCCGCTTGGCTCGTCTCCGACGTTATAGCAACGCCTGCCTGGCTCGTCTTGCTCCTGTTCCCAGCATTGATGTTCCTGCCGAGGGATCAGTGGAGTAACCCTACTGTACTAAACATGTTTTTCTGGGCTATGATCCTCTGGGACATAGTCTCAGCTGGGCTCTGGGGCTTCGGGATGGCCATAAGGCGTGAACAGCAGACCGGGACTCTAGAGTACATACTCTTAACGAACGCTAACCGGGCTGTCCTCTTCTCCAGGTTTCTCGCCTCCAGGATTGTAAGCCTCGGGCTCACACTCGCCTACACGTACGTGTTCTTCGTACTGCTGTTCAATACCAGTGTGATAGCCCACGACGTGGCTCTTGTCGCCGCAGTACTCCTGGTGGGTTTATTTACGTCGATGGGTTTTGGACTTGTCTACGGCTCGCTCGTACTGAAGTTCAAGAACGTGGGACCTCTAAACAACATACTGCAGTTCGTGTTGCTAGGCTTAAGCGGCATTTTCTTCCCGGTCTCGAGCCTGCCGAGCCCGGTACAGTTGGTCTCGCTTCTAATCCCCTTCACGTACGTGTCAGAGCTCCTCAGATACCATGCGATGAGGTATCCTACGCTACTCCCAGTTAGCCTAGAGTGGTGCATACTTCTAGTGATGACCGTCTTACTGGACTTAGCGGGCGTGACGCTGATACGCGTCGTAGAACATAGACTCAAGAGGACAGGGGAACTCGCGCACTACTAG
- a CDS encoding ABC transporter permease gives MRARVRSVLLVFTGILAKEAKLLTRYVGSLFTILALPFMLSGLFVGIGYAIAGPSYTANFASNTGVQSPVLYLTLGGVLMIASMVMVENTSSVIREEQLIGTFELHYLTPNSTVAIWLLHALAQSILLILVFTLDLTLAVALGGSLLTPYECAEASLVILLGLLPLAGLGMVVAALTMRFKEVWAVTNTVNAFVAMLSGFYYPLEVFPTVVQAVSNLLPTSHAAQILRALVTGTASGLDFTQKILVLAALGSVYLLLGKTVYEGWEDEAKRRGELSKY, from the coding sequence TTGAGGGCGAGAGTTAGGAGTGTACTCCTGGTCTTCACGGGCATCCTTGCCAAAGAGGCTAAACTCCTCACGCGGTATGTTGGCAGTCTGTTCACGATCCTCGCTCTTCCCTTCATGCTCTCGGGCCTCTTCGTAGGGATAGGCTACGCCATTGCAGGCCCATCATATACAGCCAACTTTGCTTCAAATACGGGAGTCCAGAGCCCCGTCCTATACCTAACGCTCGGCGGCGTCCTGATGATCGCGAGCATGGTTATGGTCGAGAACACTTCGAGTGTGATACGCGAGGAACAGTTGATCGGGACGTTCGAGCTACACTACTTGACGCCTAACAGCACTGTCGCGATATGGCTGCTACATGCCCTTGCACAGTCCATCCTCCTGATACTCGTGTTCACCCTAGACCTGACTCTTGCCGTCGCGCTAGGGGGGTCTCTCCTAACACCCTACGAGTGTGCTGAGGCGTCCCTAGTGATACTCCTCGGGCTACTCCCGCTAGCAGGGTTGGGGATGGTTGTTGCAGCTCTCACTATGCGCTTTAAAGAAGTGTGGGCTGTGACAAACACTGTAAATGCTTTCGTAGCGATGCTCTCAGGCTTCTACTACCCGTTGGAGGTTTTCCCCACCGTTGTCCAGGCGGTGTCAAACCTCCTCCCAACGTCGCATGCAGCTCAAATCCTAAGAGCCCTCGTGACTGGCACTGCCTCGGGGCTCGACTTCACGCAGAAAATCCTGGTTTTGGCTGCTCTCGGCTCAGTATACCTCCTCTTGGGCAAGACCGTCTACGAGGGGTGGGAGGATGAGGCGAAAAGGAGGGGGGAGCTCTCAAAGTACTAG
- a CDS encoding ABC transporter ATP-binding protein, with protein MYAVEARGLRKSFMTREGSALFRGRKRVIEALKGVTFEVRTGEVFGLLGPNGAGKTTTIKILSTLLLPDAGEAWVNGYNVVKEARKVRESIGVSLYSDRGFYWKLSGRENLLYFASLYHIEPGYAKDRVDELLALLGLEEDADRLVEEYSTGMKSKLNIARALLHDPPILFLDEPTIGLDPNSARKVREIIVELRKKGKAILLTTHNMFEADMLSDRVAIMSRGRIVAVGSPSELKRSIAANNVVEIEVVGLSGDNSLPLLGKIKGVLGYATQVADPSSGRGTVRVIFEGDAGLKSVLDVLVDNNLKILSVRTAGPTLEDVFVRYAGERLEGES; from the coding sequence GTGTACGCTGTCGAGGCTAGAGGTCTAAGAAAGTCGTTTATGACGCGGGAAGGCTCGGCGCTCTTCCGCGGTAGGAAGAGAGTAATTGAGGCTCTAAAGGGGGTGACGTTTGAGGTAAGGACAGGGGAGGTTTTCGGCCTACTTGGGCCAAACGGCGCGGGCAAGACCACTACAATAAAGATCCTAAGTACGCTCTTGCTCCCAGATGCGGGGGAGGCATGGGTAAACGGTTACAATGTAGTCAAAGAGGCCAGGAAGGTTCGGGAGAGTATAGGCGTTAGCCTGTACAGCGATAGGGGGTTTTACTGGAAGCTGAGTGGGCGCGAAAACCTGTTGTATTTCGCAAGCCTCTACCACATAGAGCCGGGGTACGCAAAAGACAGGGTTGACGAGTTGCTAGCCTTGCTCGGCTTGGAGGAGGATGCTGACAGGCTAGTGGAGGAGTACAGTACTGGGATGAAGTCTAAGCTCAACATTGCACGGGCACTTCTACACGACCCTCCTATACTCTTCCTAGACGAGCCGACTATAGGTCTAGACCCGAACTCTGCGAGAAAGGTCAGGGAAATCATCGTCGAGCTGAGAAAGAAGGGTAAGGCAATCCTCTTGACAACCCACAACATGTTCGAGGCTGACATGCTCTCAGATAGGGTTGCCATCATGAGTAGAGGCAGGATAGTGGCCGTCGGTAGTCCATCAGAGCTTAAGAGGAGCATAGCAGCGAACAACGTTGTTGAAATCGAAGTAGTAGGGTTGAGCGGAGACAACTCCCTGCCTCTGCTCGGCAAGATTAAGGGCGTCCTGGGGTACGCCACGCAGGTAGCCGACCCTTCTTCTGGGAGGGGAACTGTGAGAGTAATATTCGAGGGGGATGCAGGGCTCAAGAGTGTGCTTGACGTGCTGGTTGACAATAACTTGAAGATACTTAGCGTCAGAACTGCGGGGCCTACGTTAGAGGACGTTTTCGTGCGCTACGCGGGTGAGAGGCTTGAGGGCGAGAGTTAG
- a CDS encoding COG1361 S-layer family protein, which produces MRKSLVSIAAIAVLLLATYSTQLLQSSPLSQRSGDVYVFNLESVAVSGGPGSVRTITLSLSYYGRYTLLGSAVSLQPQCNATVLSDQPVQLGSWRPGTVKVASFTVDTSKATVRCPVELVVSWSDSWDDAYGMNTQLSGSSTLKATVTACWFEDLRVGVVPQIVYVDSVNSVLLDVLNSGSSSMREVTIIVSGQGATLINASLPLSYQLREIPPGKRFTAALQLVPQSSFPSLAVTVSYVDCAGNFKTVSYNVPMYASPGQSIVVVPDPATVVAGTRSEVALKVVNVGSVEAKNLRVVLNLQASPLAINPAVIDSGDLKPGDVKTFTVHVDVPSTASASTLVSYQTIYYIPGSGPTFTQGSFTLFILQRSSLSITSIEVVPSRATVDSNVVFAVNLINDGTYPVYAVNVTAYPPEGLTPARSPSTFLGQLNPQVLTSIPFTFKAAREGSYEVKFRATYRDAYGNTAYVERTAVVEVIPASPETLKSRSYIPGGVFLWVAVLALLAAGGYYFYRKTRSRGAGG; this is translated from the coding sequence ATGAGGAAGAGTTTAGTTTCCATCGCGGCTATTGCTGTACTCCTACTGGCCACCTACTCCACCCAGCTACTCCAGTCCTCCCCATTAAGCCAGAGAAGCGGGGACGTCTACGTGTTCAACTTGGAGTCCGTCGCTGTGTCGGGCGGCCCTGGATCAGTGAGGACTATAACTCTCTCCCTTTCCTACTACGGGAGGTATACTCTCCTCGGCTCGGCTGTCTCACTGCAGCCCCAGTGTAACGCGACGGTTCTGTCGGATCAGCCTGTCCAGCTCGGCTCCTGGAGGCCTGGCACTGTTAAAGTTGCCTCGTTTACGGTAGACACGAGTAAGGCTACGGTTCGTTGCCCCGTAGAGCTCGTAGTCTCGTGGAGTGACAGTTGGGACGACGCGTACGGCATGAACACCCAGTTGAGCGGCTCTTCTACACTAAAAGCTACAGTTACGGCTTGCTGGTTCGAAGACTTGCGAGTAGGCGTCGTCCCGCAGATAGTATACGTGGACTCTGTCAACAGTGTACTCCTCGACGTGCTGAACAGTGGATCCTCGAGCATGAGGGAGGTCACGATTATAGTCTCGGGCCAGGGCGCTACCCTCATAAACGCATCCCTGCCTCTATCGTACCAGCTACGAGAGATCCCGCCCGGGAAACGCTTCACAGCAGCTCTCCAACTCGTACCCCAGTCGAGCTTCCCGTCGCTCGCAGTCACAGTGTCTTACGTCGACTGTGCCGGGAACTTCAAAACAGTGTCATACAACGTACCGATGTACGCGAGTCCTGGTCAGAGCATAGTAGTTGTCCCCGACCCCGCCACGGTTGTCGCGGGAACCCGTAGCGAGGTGGCCCTCAAAGTAGTCAACGTTGGGAGTGTCGAGGCCAAGAATTTACGGGTCGTCTTGAACTTGCAGGCTAGCCCCCTGGCTATCAACCCCGCAGTCATAGACTCTGGAGACCTGAAGCCAGGTGATGTTAAGACTTTCACAGTACACGTAGATGTACCCAGCACGGCTTCAGCCAGCACGCTTGTCTCCTACCAGACCATCTACTACATACCGGGCAGCGGCCCTACCTTTACGCAAGGCTCTTTCACTCTCTTCATCCTGCAGCGCTCGAGCCTATCGATAACGTCGATAGAGGTCGTCCCGAGCAGGGCTACGGTGGACTCCAACGTAGTGTTCGCCGTTAACTTAATCAACGACGGGACATACCCGGTCTACGCTGTCAACGTCACGGCGTACCCCCCAGAGGGGCTTACTCCCGCAAGGTCTCCCTCCACGTTTCTGGGCCAGTTAAACCCCCAAGTACTCACCAGCATACCGTTCACGTTCAAGGCGGCAAGGGAGGGTAGCTACGAGGTAAAGTTTAGGGCAACGTATAGAGATGCCTACGGCAATACAGCGTACGTGGAGAGAACAGCTGTCGTCGAAGTAATCCCTGCCTCGCCCGAAACTCTGAAGAGTAGATCCTACATTCCTGGGGGAGTTTTCCTGTGGGTCGCTGTACTAGCTCTACTGGCCGCAGGGGGGTACTACTTCTACAGGAAGACCCGCAGTAGGGGTGCCGGCGGGTGA
- a CDS encoding ABC transporter permease, with protein sequence MNPSDYLYLALTSIKEKRGRAIGAIIGVMIAVVALSAALGIGESFQENFVEELQRTIAANSIIVTGGYAGGFTDADIAYFKKVPGVRDAFGIATATGTVITAGGEQPVTIVAIDPQHLPVYLGVSDMSRAVEEGSLRPSGLGVLVSNSLWRDPSTGQKLLDLGSPLIVRVRSKDVTLVVVGLMRQTSTIMGGHAVTNQIYMDSSTYFTYISNSRSYSGVIILVSDLKRLDDIVSEVRALAPPGSNVISAAAMVRQFTSLVNALQMFIALISAVGIGVTALWIFDSTTISVVQRTKEIGILKALGYTSRDVLLIFLLEVVIVSAIGIAGGVLISLVLSLLVKIPMFTFEIGLTLAPHVLAVSSLLPLAMNVLAAYIPSRRGSSLNPVEALRYE encoded by the coding sequence GTGAACCCCTCTGACTACCTCTACCTCGCCCTGACTAGTATAAAGGAGAAGCGCGGGAGAGCTATTGGGGCAATCATCGGCGTCATGATAGCCGTCGTCGCACTCAGCGCTGCTCTGGGCATAGGCGAGAGCTTCCAGGAGAACTTCGTGGAAGAGCTGCAAAGGACGATAGCGGCTAACAGCATTATAGTGACGGGCGGGTATGCCGGGGGCTTCACAGACGCGGATATAGCGTACTTCAAGAAGGTGCCGGGCGTAAGGGACGCCTTCGGGATAGCGACGGCAACGGGGACTGTTATAACAGCGGGGGGCGAGCAACCCGTAACCATCGTGGCTATAGACCCCCAGCACCTGCCAGTCTACCTGGGCGTGTCCGACATGAGCCGAGCAGTAGAGGAGGGGTCGCTGAGGCCGAGCGGGCTTGGTGTCCTCGTGTCGAACAGCCTCTGGAGGGATCCTAGTACTGGGCAGAAGCTCCTAGACCTGGGCTCCCCCCTTATAGTCCGCGTGCGCTCGAAAGACGTCACGTTGGTTGTGGTAGGGCTCATGAGGCAGACCTCCACCATAATGGGCGGCCACGCTGTGACAAACCAGATATACATGGATAGTTCTACTTACTTCACTTACATCTCGAACTCGAGGAGCTACAGCGGAGTAATCATACTCGTGTCTGACTTGAAGAGGCTAGACGATATAGTGAGCGAAGTAAGGGCTCTCGCACCGCCAGGCTCCAACGTCATATCTGCAGCGGCCATGGTTAGGCAGTTTACATCACTAGTAAACGCACTCCAGATGTTTATAGCACTGATCTCTGCTGTAGGTATAGGGGTTACAGCGCTCTGGATATTCGACAGCACGACTATAAGCGTTGTCCAGAGAACCAAGGAGATCGGCATACTTAAGGCACTAGGGTACACTAGTAGAGACGTACTGTTGATATTCCTGCTGGAGGTAGTTATAGTCTCTGCCATAGGCATAGCCGGTGGGGTTCTAATATCTCTCGTACTATCCCTACTGGTGAAAATACCCATGTTTACGTTCGAGATAGGGCTGACGCTCGCCCCCCACGTCTTGGCAGTATCGTCTCTACTCCCACTGGCCATGAACGTCCTGGCCGCATACATCCCGTCCAGGAGGGGTTCGTCCTTAAACCCCGTCGAGGCGCTCAGGTATGAGTGA
- a CDS encoding ABC transporter ATP-binding protein, which yields MSEIIRLENVWKIYNGSAGQVVAVRGVTMNVKQGEFFAIVGPSGSGKTTMLHLMGGLDRPTRGSIVVAGVEITSLRSDAELSRYRNETVGFVFQLFYLVPRLRVVENVELPLIKRGIPREARRKMALEALRMVGLEGVENKYPNQLSGGEQQRVAIARAIVARPKVLLADEPTGNLDAANSQAVIELFKKLDREKGITIVMVTHNLELIWHCNRVARMHSGSIVDIYTPDRYGELIASFVKRS from the coding sequence ATGAGTGAGATAATAAGGCTCGAGAACGTCTGGAAGATATACAACGGGTCGGCAGGGCAAGTTGTGGCTGTTAGAGGAGTCACCATGAACGTGAAGCAGGGGGAGTTCTTCGCAATAGTAGGCCCGAGCGGTAGCGGCAAAACTACAATGTTGCACCTGATGGGTGGTCTAGACAGGCCGACAAGGGGGAGTATCGTTGTAGCTGGGGTAGAAATCACGTCCCTGAGGAGTGACGCGGAGTTGAGCAGGTATAGGAACGAGACAGTGGGCTTCGTCTTCCAGCTCTTCTACCTCGTCCCGAGGCTCAGAGTCGTGGAGAACGTCGAGCTCCCGCTGATTAAGAGGGGGATCCCCAGAGAGGCCAGGAGGAAAATGGCCCTAGAGGCGCTCCGAATGGTCGGCTTGGAGGGCGTGGAGAACAAGTACCCTAACCAGCTGAGCGGGGGCGAGCAACAGAGGGTAGCCATAGCAAGAGCTATAGTGGCAAGGCCTAAGGTTTTGCTCGCAGACGAGCCAACGGGGAACCTCGACGCCGCAAACTCGCAGGCGGTAATAGAGCTCTTCAAGAAGCTAGACAGAGAGAAGGGGATAACGATAGTCATGGTTACCCACAACTTAGAGCTAATCTGGCACTGCAACAGGGTTGCCAGGATGCACAGCGGGTCGATAGTAGACATCTACACTCCCGACAGGTACGGCGAGCTCATCGCGAGCTTTGTTAAGAGGAGCTAG
- the hypD gene encoding hydrogenase formation protein HypD, whose amino-acid sequence MAAISSTAELIGKTQLLEESFRRNEQLAKRIVDIIHLRFSEVRRVLGMDRLKIMDFCGTHEWTIVHFGLRSLMPEGLELVAGPGCPVCVTPSRYIEEAIRLALDGVRVYTYGDTFKLRTINDVKGVYSLEEARTIGGDVKMVTGLLDAIRDARRHGRDSVFLGIGFETVAPGYAQAVLSGHVPGNLKLMSLVKLTPPAMFHALDVLREKPPEPPVMGVIAPGHVSTITGAKAWEPVAENYSIPVVVSGFEPIDVLASIAEVLRQLVAREAGVRIEYTRAVSWDGDLKAQAMIHKAFYAVDDAWRGIGFLPLSGLRLRDSFSDIDAFKQFGVQELKPEDWRKDTPPGCRCAEVTLGKAKPTDCPMFLKKCTPEKPYGPCMVSLEGTCAVWARFGGGGVADEIARELGLK is encoded by the coding sequence ATGGCGGCTATATCTAGTACAGCGGAGCTCATAGGCAAGACCCAGCTCCTCGAGGAGTCTTTTAGGAGGAACGAGCAACTGGCCAAGAGGATTGTAGACATCATACACTTGCGCTTCTCAGAGGTGAGGAGGGTACTCGGCATGGATAGGCTGAAGATAATGGACTTCTGCGGGACTCACGAGTGGACTATCGTCCACTTCGGCCTGCGCAGCCTCATGCCAGAGGGGCTCGAGCTAGTAGCCGGGCCGGGGTGCCCCGTGTGCGTCACGCCGTCTCGCTACATCGAGGAGGCTATCAGGCTGGCGCTAGACGGCGTGAGAGTGTACACCTACGGTGACACCTTCAAGCTGAGGACGATAAACGATGTCAAGGGCGTGTACTCGCTCGAGGAGGCGAGGACGATTGGAGGAGACGTGAAGATGGTTACAGGGCTCCTCGACGCGATAAGGGACGCCAGGAGGCACGGCAGGGACTCTGTGTTCCTGGGGATAGGCTTCGAGACAGTCGCTCCCGGCTACGCCCAGGCAGTGCTGAGCGGGCACGTCCCCGGGAACCTCAAGCTAATGAGCCTTGTCAAGCTCACGCCGCCGGCTATGTTCCACGCACTCGACGTCCTCCGCGAGAAGCCTCCGGAGCCGCCAGTCATGGGCGTAATTGCCCCCGGGCACGTATCCACTATAACGGGCGCTAAGGCCTGGGAGCCCGTCGCCGAGAACTACTCCATCCCCGTCGTGGTGTCCGGGTTTGAGCCGATAGACGTCCTCGCATCGATAGCCGAGGTTCTCAGGCAGCTCGTGGCGAGAGAGGCCGGAGTTAGGATTGAGTACACGCGGGCAGTAAGCTGGGATGGCGACCTCAAGGCACAGGCGATGATACACAAGGCTTTCTACGCCGTGGACGACGCGTGGCGCGGGATAGGCTTCCTGCCGCTGAGCGGGTTGAGGCTCAGGGATTCTTTCTCGGACATAGACGCGTTCAAGCAGTTCGGCGTACAGGAGCTCAAGCCCGAGGACTGGAGGAAAGACACGCCGCCGGGCTGCCGCTGTGCTGAGGTCACCCTGGGCAAGGCCAAGCCCACTGACTGCCCGATGTTTCTCAAGAAGTGCACGCCCGAGAAGCCCTACGGCCCGTGCATGGTATCCCTCGAGGGGACATGTGCTGTATGGGCCAGGTTTGGGGGCGGCGGGGTCGCGGACGAGATAGCCCGCGAGCTCGGACTAAAGTGA